The genomic stretch CTTTTACTATTTGCTTCAGTTGTAGATGCCTGAATTTTCCATACCTGTTCATCTGTAGTTACTTTGTGTCATATGGACAAACTGACCTTTCAGTCAACTTATTTCCTAAAGTGGATGCATGATTTGCATTTACGTGGTGTAGGTGAGCCAAAGAGTGACCTCAATTCTCTGTGGTTCATTCTCTGTGGTCTCCTCTAGACAATGGCCTAATATCTGAGTATGGTATCAAATGAACACAGCAGGTGTGAATGATGCTTGTTCACTTACCTCCTTCATTTCCCAAAAGACCAAAGGAATAACCTGTTTACAGCATTCAGTTAAGTTTGATAGCGGATGTAGGCTGACTATCTTGATCCGTGGATAGTCTGATTTAACATGCGGTCAAATGTTGTGTAAATGGTATTCTTTTCAAATTCACCCACAGATCATCACAcatttaaacaaagaaaaactcTTAATTTACTTAATGTAGCTAGATGTCTCTTCTGGTTTCTCAGTTATTTCAGTTAAACCGTTTCCTCATGGGAATATTATGGGCTGGTTATATTCCCATAGTGATAACAGTGAGACATAGCGGTGTAATAGTGTCAGGTTATCTTTTCACACACTGTACAGAGCTGCTGCTGTTTATAATCATGGGACAGTTGAGTAAAGTAGGTTCAATCATTGACAGTAGCTTCAATGAGGTTTAGTTTTACCGGAGTGAATGGGAACTGAATACAGGACCGAATGAGCTCACGTGATCAGCTGGACTTCAGTCTTCTGTGTATTGTTGACCTCTTGAATCTGAAACCTAAGACATGTTTATGCTCCTATCCTGGATATTTTCGGGTTTGTACTAAGGGCGCACTAATATCATACCTAACCCAACCAAACAATGCCCAAACTCGATTATTCCCTACTCCCCAAGAAGCacacactcacactgtactCACCCAGGCacgctttcgtcattaggatgcacttgttttgaagaaaacaggaAGTTAATCACTCTCTTAACATTAGAACCCATCATACCGTCTTTTTTATTCTTTGTCGTTTGGTGGGTGATGACACACTGCCCTCTCACATGCCAATCATATTGCCTAGTTGTTCTGTCATGTGTGCAGCTccgacattcacgtaaccctgctGCACGCATCAGAAGGTTTTTACGAAGGAATAGTGGTCGCGCAATTTACGTTTCTCCTTTTGAACCGTGCCCTGGCTCGATTTGCGATCACACTGCTCGTTCCGTGCCTGAGCCCATGTGAACTGCACTCaagcccacctctgcaagccgGCCAGAGTACGATTAACCAAGCCCGGGCACAGTACGGAGCAATcgcactagtcaaacaaaccaggctttggggggtCTAACGCCCTCGGGCGCTGTTTGGTTGGGATGTTGAGCGCGTTTACAACAAAACGTTTTCTTTTActggggaaagcccataaatggCGTAAGCAAAAACAGATTGGCACAGGTACTTATTTTGCTCATTACCCCGATTTTGTGTGGCATGTTAAACCTTAACCTGCTTTCTAGCAGTTTTcttcatgtgcgcatgtctctgTGTGTTACGTTTATCTTTCACAGAGACAAGCGCACATGAAGAAAACTGCGagaaattaatgcataaaaGTCTTTGAttgactaaagcagttggcagagaaactgtaaaaaattaaagttgatgttatatttacaggttctgcaggcACGAGAAGAGATAAAACAGTATAGCTTAAGACACATATGCCGTCAGCTTTTTGAACGACTTATGTACTATAGgcgtagggctgggtatcgattcagatgttccagatcgattcgatttcgattcacaagctatcgattcgattccgattctcagttaaattttcgattccggttctcaggtaggtttttatactcgattctcgattcaactcaatgaatatagatttaatacacatattatattaataaaaaagaacagtgaacagcagtttacaagtgggtaattaataaaaagaaattaaaagccacaacacgtcttgcttgcgaaatctaaaatgcttccattcctccggtcaatgtttgcggaaataaatatgaaaaaaatcgattctgctctttgagaattgATTTCAATcaaccacgttttaaaaaacgattaatcgaaaaatagatttttttttgcccagccctatatAGCGGGGGTGTCACTACCTGCGATAAACCTTACAAATCTCTTAAGGGCCATTTACATTATAatgataaatataaaaaagattgttttgaaaactgttttatattaaagagaaaggcagagttcacaccacaactataacaataaatataaattGAACGATATCGTTGGGATCACTTTCTGAGCGaacttgtttgttttttttctctctcatctGATCAACCATAAACTATTCACAGCCAATCAAATCGATTTGAAATTCAAGTGCATGCACACTTGAAATGGCAGTGGAGCTCATTGCCgatgtccataacataaaattatcTCAGGTATCCAGCGCTTATGCAGTTGCTTTGAaattagagcccgaccgataaaggattttgaaggccgataccgatacaaatGTTTGATGGTTTTTAAatccgatatatcggccgatatttttCCCAGAAACgcgcaacaaaacattaaaagagTTGCCTTACATTAGTTACATGTAGTTATTTATgagttttaactaaaataatatgataatgcattttaaaaagaaacgtgtttcttttactgtcacaacagaacagaggaacatcaaaatacattaaagttctgataaataaaatgtataaaaatacaaacttaagatatgaaacgtaaaaacctttaaaaaaaaaaacgcaaaaaCAACACCCACCAAATTAAAGTTACCAGTTTTAAAAGCCTTGATTcataaatataactttgaaTAGGACTGGAGACAATTTCTGTTAAGTTTtgataaataacaacaacagcaaaatataaattgttgaTCACTTGACTCAGGCAGTGGCTAGACGCCTAAATCTGGACCCCACCAGCAGCTACTGGTTCAGAGCGCTCTGTCAAAAACACCAACAGTGAGGAAATCTAATGAAGGCTGTTTCGTccgtttttttattattattattttttatattcatttatcaGCCATTATGAATGcagataccgatagtttggaaaatgcctaatatcggcctgccgatatatcggtcgggctctattTGAAACTACGTAGTGCTTTTTTCTCCCACACTGACTACGCCAAAAGGTAACATCttattacacaaactactaGATTCACTGTTGAGAGTTACGTGAAATGCAGTGTGTTGAATACATCTGCTGGTTACCTGCTGTGTAATTGCAATGCACAGAGACATTTTTTGCAACAActgcaaaagtttttattacaggAAACATCCAATATTACTTCAAACCATTAAAGGCAAGTGATTTGCACGAATGCCGCACGCGTGAacaaattagcataaagttatcgTTATGATGTGAACGCTAATATATTTATTGTTATAGTTAACGTTAcagttatcgttataatgtgaatTGCCCTTTAATCCCATGTAAACACAGTTTTCTGCATAGCCAGTTTATTGATTTGAATGTAAACACATGAAAAgtagatttttgatagttatctgcttattctgtgcatgtaaacgcactgaGCTTTGGACCTAAAGGGATAGGGTGACAAACTAGAAATGTTTGCAGTTGTTTTCCATACTGCAAAAGTCAGTTTTTAATTCACTTTCACTTCAAACTGCAAACAGAGATTTTTGATACCCATTTAAACTGTAGCCTCATTCACAAAGCAATTAGAAGGACCAATTTACCTGTATATTTTAAATAGTCCTGTAATTTAGCAGTAAAGACTGTATTTGTGAAAGGGACTTTTGCCTTTTATTGTATACAGTTCATATAATGAATAACCAGACTGTGAGAATCCTTGCTGCAGATAGAGTCATGCACCTGTCATAAACCTGTACTCTATGTTTCTAATCCACGCGTCATGTTTTGAACCGATTTGAGATATTTTGATAGGTAAAACTAGTAATATAAACTGACACTTGCCATTTTGTCTTTGACAATATGTTGAACTGCATTTATCTCAACACATTTATGCCCttttataaaatttttaatAGCCAGCATGCAGTATATATTCATAGCGGCTTCTTTCATGAGTATTGCCACAGAGTAAATCTACATGATCCAGCTAATCATTAACCATACAGTGGTTATACTGAAACTTTACTCCAGGAGATTATTTATTTACAGCCTGCAGTGATTgttcatttgtgtttttgtccCAGGTTTTACGTGATACATTCCCACAGCACACATTCCTGATGAACGGCCTCATTCATGGGGTCAAGGTAAGAAGATTACTCTTTACTTTCCTCCCTCTCTAATGTGAGATAACACCTATAGCTTGCTGCTCCTCCGGTTGCCATGTTTATTCACGATAAACCCACTTCGATACCCCTTAAATAAAGTAAACGGGGAACAAAACGTACCCTTTGTACCATGCTGTGTGGCTTGTATGGGCATTGAACCAAAACCTGTTCCTGACTGATAAACAAGCAAATCAACTTGACCCAACTAGTACTGTCATTGAGCGTTTCACACTGAGACCAGACCTTAAGTGCACATCTCTATAATCCCACTGTTGGAGGGCTGTTGCATGGTTTAGATCCAGCCCTAATGAAACGCACTTAAACCAGATGGTCAAAGATGACTTAAATATTACAGGCAGGTGCGTTTGATTGGGTTGGATCTAAACTCGGTAGAtctccaggagcaggattgaAGAGATCTAGTGTGTGTGGGTCTGTTTTAGTAACTGTTCAAGTAGTTTATTTTGGTTTTTCTTGATATTTCAGGGTCTGCTGTCTTTCTTGAGCGCTCCATTAATCGGTGCTCTGTCAGATGTGTGGGGCCGAAAGTCTTTCCTGCTGCTCACTGTGTTCTTCACATGCGCACCCATACCTCTTATGAAGATCAGCCCATGGTACGTCATCTGCTTGAATGAAGATCCACAACCGTCATGATTTAGATTTAAGTTGACACTTATTATATttaactttgttgttattttgcAGGTGGTACTTTGCAGTGATCTCCATGTCTGGGGTCTTTGCGGTCACCTTTTCTGTGATATTTGCGTATGTGGCTGACATCACCCAGGAGCATGAGAGGAGCACAGCATATGGCCTGGTGAGCATAAGACATGACTCGAAACTTCCTCTTGATGTTTGTGCTGTTGCATATTGCAACTCTGAAATCTGGTTTCCTGTACTTTTGACAACTTCCTGCGGCCCTACATGAATGTGATAAATGTGTTGATTTGTCATATTTTCCTTTGTGGTCAACATAGCCTATGAATCACAGGACCGCTACAGAAATTTTAGATGCGTTATGTTGCCTAACTTGAATCTTCTTCTGTATTGTAGGTGTCAGCCACTTTTGCAGCCAGTCTGGTGACGAGCCCAGCGATTGGTGCGTACTTGTCCCAGACATATGGAGATACTCTGGTGGTGATCCTTGCCACGGCCATAGCCCTTCTGGACATCTGTTTCATCCTGGTAGCCGTTCCCGAATCCTTGCCTGAGAAGATGAGGCCGGCTTCCTGGGGCGCCCCCATATCCTGGGAGCAGGCGGATCCTTTCGCGGTAAGTcactggctgtttctcaattctaagaacgcaaagaacggacttgcgttcTTGTGGAGATTGGTCTTGCCAGGCGAACTCAGGTCGCGAGAATACggaacgcacttgtgagaattgagatgtgtgcgatcttcctgctgGTCACGTGACTTCCCCAGATTTCAacgcgcaagtctgcactcgttgcatcctcgatatcaagaacacatccgggtattttcacgcgtcctctgtacttgcgttcttgagaattggaattgaacttcgactgttaatgatgacgtagagcgaggacacaaggacgcaagatcgctgaagaacgcatattgagaaacagccactgATGTCAATCCAAACGCAAGGTCATGTGATGCCACTTGTACCATCTAAAGCCTGGAATACACTGCAGGGTTTTTgcactcctataagatcattacctcaTCAAACTGGATCGTTTAAACTTgggtacgatgatgacacgttGGCACAACGTTACCAGCATGCGTTAGTGGTAAACcaataccagtacgcaggtcgtagcagcaaacacactgtgcggtgaTCATAATGAATTTCTGACACTCTCAGAAAACTATCATAAGCTTTCTTTGGACccaagaccgggaaaacggccatctttgaacctctctcgctgaccgatgaagagccacgatcacaggaatcgcgacgattgtttcacgatggcaatctttgggctgggacagccaaaaatcgtgcagtgtatcccgggcttaaaATGAATCATGAGAATCGGATGGCAGTTGGATAGTTGATCATTGTACAATAATGCACGACACTGAAGGTCACCACCTACTCGGCTGCGTCTTAGGTTGTGTGTGAGCGTCGCTGTTTGCATTcccattgcatttttgtaaaagataaaaagaaaacttGTTGAATCACTCAGCTTTGTTGCTGCAAATCACTGTCGGTGTGAAACCATCTTTAAACAAGTTGGCGTATTTGGAATTTGAAGAATGGCTGCAGTGCCGCCCACTTTGTCCTTTCAATGTCATTGAATCACGCTCTCTTTGTATCTCTTTTAAACACGCAGTCCTTGCGGAAGGTGGGTCAAGACTCCACTGTCCTCCTGATCTGCATCACAGTCTTCCTGTCCTACCTGCCTGAGGCTGGCCAGTACTCCAGCTTCTTCCTGTATCTCAGACAGGTACAGTAAACACCTAAACATCGACATTTAAGCAATGCATGACAGGTCTGAGCTTTCGGTTGCTAATGTTGATGCTGGGATGTTTATGTGAAAAGGGATTTTTTTGTGGGGGGGTGCTTAAGCAAATACCCATAAGTGagtcatgatttactcacacaTTACGTATTTCTGTTAACTCCCTCTTGAGTaaaccaaaataaacttgacaCACTACACCATATGAAAACAGCCTGTCAGACTGCAGATTTGTGGATATTTGCACGTATTTCGAAGTCGTAGCAGGTGTGGTTTTGTGTTATGCATGCTTATTGCACCACAGGTCTGCTTTTTCCCTTTTACTGTCAGACTGAAAGTAAATGTGGGCCACAGTATGAACAGCATTGTTTGCTGGAGACGTTAATTGTTTCTATAGAGGAATATGAAAGATTCAATACAGACGTGATTAGATTCAATGGTACACCAACTGATTATGATTCCTTAAATGCGTTTAGGGGGCGTGCATACCAAAACTtgtacgcccgcggccggcgcatgttttcaattgtttctaATATAAGCTCGgcttttttcaaataagccagcagctagcgttttTTCCGCCATGAAAACCTGCGCTCAGCGGTTTTTCCGCACTCGGCGCTGaacgtcgagagttgaaagagattcaactttgggtgaaaagctccgcttgtcaatgtcagttctcacacggccgtccaatcacagtggaggaggggcgagACAAGTATCCCAAAAACCAACCGGCTCACCgttcaagtatcacagctaccaaagcgctcggctgaagaaagctggcgctcagctgaaaaaacagctgtcAATCTGTGTCCTCCAGGCattttcagccgtgtttaaaagttttggtgtgcacaacctcttacatttattcttttagcagacacttttatccaaagcaatacAACAAGCAATTCATCTTAAAAAGGCAATAAACACGAGAATTGCCAGTAATACAACGTTTCAATCAAAATGTTCAGATAGCGTCAGCCAGTACATGGAGAGATTAACTTTTCCCCGCCACTGTTTTTAAAACCAGCgtcagcatttttatgattttcacaaaagtttaatgccttccagcaaactttcttctttaaatgtataaacatataaaacctctgctgtaaaaaaaaatacactgtgtgtattacactgcaaaaaaaatatctaaaaattcttaaattaagaatcGATGTagtttcttgatgagcaaaatgacctaagaaaataagtctagtttatatacaaaaaataaaaaatttaagttaatttgcgcttaaaacaaggaaaaatatctgccaatggggtgaagAAATTtagcttaaattaagtgtttaagaaaaaagaaaacttaagattttttttctcacccctttggcagatattttttcttgttttaagcacaaatttacttaaattgtttattttttgtctaaaaactagacttattttcttaggtcattttgctcaccaagaaaatacatcttaatttaagaatttttagatatttttactgaaaacaagacaaaaatacaaagtaaataattttttgctgttaacgatatgcaaaaggtacaaactaaagcaataagccccaagaaacagtgggttaccagtgcattttataacagctaaggggcgttgttaggcacaacGCGATTTTTAGGATTTACCTAAAAATCTTGCCAGATTTTGCATTCGATTCGCACTTTACTATCATGGGAGAGGAGTCACCCAAAGAAGGAGAGTCGTCATATTAAAAAATCAGAACGTGATGGTGCAGCTCTGTAAACGCATAAGGGAAACAGCTGTGCCATGTGGCTAAATTATACTTTTTAACAACATCTAAAGCTGggctcacactacaggattATCAGCCTGATTGTACCCCATTTTTCCCCTGTGATGATCCCACCTCCCAATTTTTTCAATCCTGTGAGCAGAAATATCTACATATCTTTATAGTCTTCTCAAGTAAATACAGTTTAACTTTTGTCTTGTCAACCCTCAGGTCATTGGTTTCACATCAGAAACGGTTGCTGCTTTTATCGCAGTGGTGGGAATCCTCTCCATCTTGGCTCAGGTTTGTTTTTTTCCTTCCTGCCCACTGTGAGCTTGTGTCATCCGACTCCGAGCAGCACAGCATGTGTTCGTCTGTATTAATCTGCTCGATACACATCAGGTGTTGTAGATCGATTAATGCATCGTCTCTCTCTGCAGACGGTTGTCCTGGGAATCCTGATGCGGTCTATAGGGAATAAGAACACTATCTTATTAGGCCTCGGCTTTCAGATCCTGCAGCTGGCTTGGTACGGCTTTGGCTCCCAGCCTTGGTGAGTATTCACAATGTGTCAGTAGGGGGCAGCAAAGTCTTGATTAGATATGGTGTGTTTGTGATTGATTTCTCTTTTAGTCACCATGTTTTGTTGAATGCATATGAATGAGATGCTTTACAAGTGATTTCGAAAAATGAATAAAGAGGATCTCACACATATGTATGCTGTTATATCCTGCTTTTGTTAAATATTCACGTCACTGCTTGCATGACGTTATTTTATGTTTCTTGGCTGTGCTCTCGTGTGTGTTCAGTGTTGTGCCATCACTTTTGATACACAAGACAGAGACCTTGATAAAACAAAGGGTAACAGATACCCATGTATGAAGATTAATGCTGAAGAGACGTTCATGTTTAAGTGGACAAATATCCTGAAAAGCAAGCCGCTAAAACCATTCCTGCTGACTTtaaaagataggaataccagtgtatgtgtatgaatttattgtttaattcCTCTTTAAGGATGATGTGGGCCGCTGGAGCTGTGGCTGCCATGTCCAGCATCACCTTCCCAGCGATAAGTGCCATAGTGTCCCGCAACGCAGACCCCGACCAACAGGGTGAGACACACAGCACTGTCACAGACCCATCatattacttagtacttaatTTTAGCATTTGTTTATGTATTGTTCGGTATATATGTTTTTAAAGGGGATGTATCATgaaattctgacttttttcatgttaaaggaatattcaattttcttaaaagaaaaatccagataatttactcaccaccatgtcatccaaaatgttgatgtctttctttgttcag from Paramisgurnus dabryanus chromosome 6, PD_genome_1.1, whole genome shotgun sequence encodes the following:
- the mfsd14a2 gene encoding MFSD14 family MFS transporter isoform X1; protein product: MTGEKKKKKRLNRSILLAKKIIIKDGGTPQGIGDPSVYHAVVVIFLEFFAWGLLTTPMLTVLRDTFPQHTFLMNGLIHGVKGLLSFLSAPLIGALSDVWGRKSFLLLTVFFTCAPIPLMKISPWWYFAVISMSGVFAVTFSVIFAYVADITQEHERSTAYGLVSATFAASLVTSPAIGAYLSQTYGDTLVVILATAIALLDICFILVAVPESLPEKMRPASWGAPISWEQADPFASLRKVGQDSTVLLICITVFLSYLPEAGQYSSFFLYLRQVIGFTSETVAAFIAVVGILSILAQTVVLGILMRSIGNKNTILLGLGFQILQLAWYGFGSQPWMMWAAGAVAAMSSITFPAISAIVSRNADPDQQGVVQGMITGIRGLCNGLGPALYGFVFYLFHVELNEMDPADSPGKGAKLNMANPTDESAIIPGPPFLFGACSVLLSLLVALFIPEHNAPNMRPGSYKKHNNGAQSHSHSSQGGPCEGKEPLLDDSSV
- the mfsd14a2 gene encoding MFSD14 family MFS transporter isoform X2 → MTGEKKKKKRLNRSILLAKKIIIKDGGTGIGDPSVYHAVVVIFLEFFAWGLLTTPMLTVLRDTFPQHTFLMNGLIHGVKGLLSFLSAPLIGALSDVWGRKSFLLLTVFFTCAPIPLMKISPWWYFAVISMSGVFAVTFSVIFAYVADITQEHERSTAYGLVSATFAASLVTSPAIGAYLSQTYGDTLVVILATAIALLDICFILVAVPESLPEKMRPASWGAPISWEQADPFASLRKVGQDSTVLLICITVFLSYLPEAGQYSSFFLYLRQVIGFTSETVAAFIAVVGILSILAQTVVLGILMRSIGNKNTILLGLGFQILQLAWYGFGSQPWMMWAAGAVAAMSSITFPAISAIVSRNADPDQQGVVQGMITGIRGLCNGLGPALYGFVFYLFHVELNEMDPADSPGKGAKLNMANPTDESAIIPGPPFLFGACSVLLSLLVALFIPEHNAPNMRPGSYKKHNNGAQSHSHSSQGGPCEGKEPLLDDSSV